One Rhodococcus sp. P1Y DNA window includes the following coding sequences:
- the ptsP gene encoding phosphoenolpyruvate--protein phosphotransferase — translation MTGSHLAETQEADVPLSGSSVLRGTPVVPGVGYGPVIRPGRRPDVPVDTSVIDEDARDAEVEKFRGATSVVADRLRGRAELATGAASEVLSANAAMAQDRGWLKAAEKLILAGTPATSATDAATEKFVAMFDKLGGLMAERVTDLRDIRDRVIAEILGVPEPGVPTPSVPSVLLADDLAPADTAGLDASLVVGLATSLGGPTSHTAIIARQLGIPCVVAVFGLDDVPEGTSALVDGITGDIVLEPDAAQAVNAVETSLAELDRVSQWTGPGATSDGHTVDILANVQDGAGARAARKTAAEGIGLFRTELCFLDRDVEPTVDEQAEIYAQVLEAFDGRKVVVRTLDAGSDKPLRFANHADEANPALGIRGIRIAEADRGILYRQLDGIAAAAAATGSAPWVMAPMIATAAEAAAFASDARERGLKPGVMIEIPAAALLAEHILEHVDFLSIGTNDLAQYTMAADRMSSQLASLTDPWQPAVIALVAHTAKAGAAAGKPVGVCGEAAADPLLACVLVGLGITSLSAASAAVAHVGAKLSSVTLQQCKDAADAALKTDSSTAARAAVTAILG, via the coding sequence ATGACGGGATCGCATCTCGCCGAGACGCAGGAGGCAGACGTGCCTTTGTCCGGTTCGTCGGTACTACGCGGCACGCCGGTCGTTCCCGGCGTCGGTTACGGCCCGGTCATCCGGCCAGGACGGCGTCCCGACGTACCTGTGGACACCTCCGTCATCGACGAGGATGCCCGTGACGCCGAGGTCGAGAAATTCCGCGGCGCTACTTCCGTCGTCGCGGACCGTCTGCGCGGGCGCGCAGAGTTGGCGACCGGCGCCGCGTCGGAGGTTCTGTCCGCCAACGCAGCCATGGCGCAGGATCGGGGTTGGCTCAAGGCTGCCGAGAAGCTGATTCTCGCTGGAACGCCGGCTACGTCCGCTACCGATGCCGCGACCGAGAAGTTCGTGGCCATGTTCGACAAACTCGGTGGTCTGATGGCCGAGCGCGTGACCGATCTGCGCGATATACGCGACCGCGTCATCGCCGAGATTCTCGGCGTCCCCGAACCCGGTGTTCCCACGCCGTCGGTTCCCTCGGTTCTGCTGGCCGACGACCTCGCGCCCGCCGATACTGCCGGCCTCGACGCGAGTCTGGTAGTTGGGCTCGCAACGTCGCTCGGAGGGCCGACAAGTCACACTGCAATAATCGCGCGCCAGCTGGGAATTCCCTGTGTCGTTGCGGTATTCGGTCTCGACGACGTGCCCGAGGGAACGAGCGCGCTCGTCGACGGAATCACCGGTGACATCGTGCTCGAACCCGACGCCGCGCAGGCTGTGAACGCCGTCGAAACATCACTTGCGGAGCTCGACCGCGTGTCGCAGTGGACGGGGCCCGGAGCCACGTCCGATGGCCACACCGTCGATATCCTCGCCAACGTGCAGGACGGTGCAGGGGCACGGGCAGCCAGAAAGACAGCCGCCGAGGGGATCGGGTTGTTCCGCACCGAACTCTGTTTCCTCGACCGCGACGTCGAGCCGACGGTCGACGAACAGGCCGAGATCTACGCTCAGGTGCTGGAGGCGTTCGACGGCCGGAAGGTGGTCGTGCGAACGCTCGATGCCGGCTCCGACAAGCCGCTTCGGTTCGCCAACCACGCCGACGAGGCCAATCCGGCACTCGGAATTCGCGGCATTCGAATCGCCGAGGCGGACAGGGGGATTCTCTACCGTCAGCTCGACGGCATCGCCGCGGCCGCGGCGGCAACGGGGTCGGCGCCGTGGGTCATGGCTCCGATGATCGCCACCGCGGCCGAGGCTGCTGCCTTCGCGTCCGATGCGCGCGAACGCGGGCTGAAGCCCGGGGTCATGATCGAGATTCCAGCGGCAGCCCTTCTCGCCGAGCACATCCTCGAACACGTCGACTTCCTGTCGATCGGTACGAACGACCTCGCTCAGTACACGATGGCGGCGGACCGAATGTCGTCCCAGCTGGCATCGCTGACCGACCCGTGGCAACCGGCCGTCATCGCCCTAGTCGCGCACACGGCGAAAGCAGGAGCAGCGGCTGGCAAACCGGTCGGAGTGTGCGGTGAGGCGGCCGCAGATCCGTTGTTGGCCTGCGTCCTCGTCGGGCTCGGAATCACGTCTCTGTCTGCGGCGTCGGCTGCTGTGGCGCACGTCGGAGCGAAGCTGTCCTCGGTGACGTTGCAGCAGTGCAAGGACGCGGCTGACGCGGCGTTGAAGACCGACAGTTCCACGGCGGCGCGTGCGGCCGTCACAGCGATACTCGGCTGA
- a CDS encoding uracil-xanthine permease family protein, with protein MSRNFGWTLHGDGKTPTAGAVVAPDERLSWPRTVGIGMQHVIAMFGATLLVPTLTGFPVTTTLLFSGIGTALFLIITRGRIPSYLGSSFAFIAPLSAAQANGPAAQLGAVMSVGIVLAAVGFVVRFAGGRVVEAVMPPVVTGAVVVLIGFNLAPAATTSFEAQPLVAAVTLVSILVITAAGPGLLGRLGILVGVIIGWLFAAVLGQIDSAKLDAMRAAAWIGIPEFRGPTFELSVVLIALPVVIVLVAENVGHVKAVSAMTGKPLDDLAGDALIADGLATTLAGAAGGSGTTTYAENIGVMAATRVYSTAAYWVAAATAIVLAFSPKFGALVFTVPSGVIGGATLVLYGLIGLLGVRIWTDNKVDFTDPVNLTVVAAAIVAGIGDLTLQVGSIELGGIAWGSVGILVGYPVLRALSRKATR; from the coding sequence GTGAGTCGAAACTTCGGATGGACCCTGCACGGCGACGGTAAAACGCCCACTGCAGGCGCAGTGGTGGCGCCGGACGAACGGCTGTCGTGGCCACGGACCGTCGGGATCGGCATGCAGCACGTGATCGCGATGTTCGGCGCGACGTTGCTCGTCCCGACCTTGACCGGGTTCCCCGTCACTACGACCCTGCTCTTCTCGGGCATCGGGACGGCGCTGTTCCTGATCATCACCCGCGGGCGAATTCCCAGCTACCTAGGGTCGTCGTTCGCGTTCATCGCGCCGTTGAGCGCCGCTCAGGCGAATGGGCCCGCGGCGCAACTCGGTGCGGTGATGTCGGTCGGAATCGTGCTGGCAGCAGTCGGATTCGTCGTCAGATTCGCCGGCGGTCGGGTTGTCGAAGCCGTGATGCCACCTGTGGTCACCGGCGCTGTCGTCGTGCTGATCGGATTCAATCTTGCACCCGCTGCGACGACGTCATTCGAGGCTCAACCGCTGGTGGCGGCCGTCACCCTCGTGTCAATACTCGTGATCACTGCCGCAGGTCCCGGGCTACTCGGACGTCTCGGCATTCTTGTCGGAGTGATCATCGGCTGGTTGTTCGCGGCCGTGCTCGGACAGATCGACTCGGCCAAGCTCGACGCCATGCGCGCTGCTGCGTGGATCGGAATCCCGGAGTTCCGTGGGCCCACATTCGAACTGTCGGTCGTACTGATAGCGCTACCCGTTGTCATCGTTCTCGTCGCCGAGAACGTCGGTCACGTCAAAGCGGTGTCCGCCATGACCGGCAAGCCCCTCGACGACTTGGCCGGGGACGCCCTCATCGCGGACGGTCTCGCCACGACACTCGCCGGCGCCGCAGGCGGCTCGGGTACGACGACCTACGCCGAGAACATCGGCGTAATGGCAGCGACTCGGGTGTACTCGACGGCGGCGTACTGGGTCGCGGCAGCAACCGCGATCGTTCTGGCGTTCTCACCCAAGTTCGGTGCTCTCGTGTTCACGGTGCCCAGCGGGGTCATCGGGGGCGCAACGCTGGTGCTCTACGGCTTGATCGGATTGTTGGGCGTGCGCATCTGGACCGACAACAAGGTCGACTTCACCGACCCGGTGAACCTCACCGTGGTTGCAGCAGCGATCGTGGCCGGTATCGGGGACTTGACGCTCCAGGTCGGCTCCATCGAACTGGGCGGAATCGCCTGGGGTTCGGTCGGCATCCTCGTCGGATATCCGGTGTTGCGGGCCCTGAGCCGGAAAGCTACTCGCTAG
- a CDS encoding acyl-CoA dehydrogenase family protein: protein MDRTLFEAEHDLFRESYRKFLDQHVAPNHAKWEEQNIVDRDVWVEAGKQGFLGTAVPEEYGGGGVKDFRYNAIVTEETTRGGYSGIGFTLHNDVVAPYLIELTNEEQKQRWLPGFSSGELITAIAMTEPGTGSDLQGIKTRAVRDGDEWVLNGSKTFITNGINADLIIVVACTDPEKGAQGFSLLVVERDMPGFERGRNLDKIGMKAQDTAELSFTDVRVPAANLLGEEGMGFIYLMQNLPQERLSIAVVAAAAMESALEMTIQYCRDRKAFGKSIGKFQNTRFVLAELATEATATRIMVDKFIELLNAGTLTVQEAAMAKWWTTENQVKLIDRCLQLHGGYGYMKEYPIAKAYMDSRVQTIYGGTTEIMKEIIGRGLDL from the coding sequence GTGGACCGCACACTGTTCGAAGCCGAGCACGACCTCTTTCGCGAGTCGTATCGCAAGTTTCTCGACCAGCACGTCGCCCCGAACCATGCGAAGTGGGAAGAGCAGAACATCGTCGACCGAGATGTGTGGGTCGAGGCAGGCAAGCAGGGATTCCTCGGTACCGCGGTCCCCGAGGAGTACGGCGGCGGTGGCGTCAAGGACTTCCGCTACAACGCCATTGTCACCGAGGAGACGACCCGTGGTGGGTACAGCGGAATCGGCTTCACACTGCACAACGACGTCGTCGCGCCCTACCTCATCGAGCTGACCAACGAAGAGCAGAAGCAGCGTTGGCTCCCAGGTTTCAGCTCGGGTGAGCTGATCACGGCGATCGCTATGACCGAGCCCGGTACCGGCAGCGACTTGCAGGGCATCAAGACCCGAGCGGTTCGTGACGGTGACGAGTGGGTTCTCAACGGCTCCAAGACGTTCATCACCAACGGAATCAACGCTGACCTGATCATCGTCGTCGCATGTACCGACCCCGAGAAGGGCGCCCAGGGATTCAGCCTGCTGGTCGTCGAGCGCGACATGCCGGGCTTCGAGCGCGGCAGGAACCTCGACAAGATCGGCATGAAGGCTCAGGACACAGCCGAACTCAGTTTCACCGATGTTCGCGTTCCTGCCGCGAACCTGCTCGGCGAAGAGGGCATGGGCTTCATCTACCTGATGCAGAATCTTCCGCAGGAGCGGCTCTCGATTGCCGTCGTCGCAGCCGCCGCGATGGAATCCGCGCTGGAGATGACCATTCAGTACTGCCGTGATCGCAAGGCCTTCGGCAAGTCCATCGGAAAGTTCCAGAACACACGGTTCGTTCTTGCCGAGTTGGCAACCGAGGCGACCGCTACGAGAATCATGGTCGACAAGTTCATCGAACTTCTCAACGCCGGGACGTTGACGGTCCAGGAAGCGGCCATGGCGAAGTGGTGGACGACCGAGAACCAGGTCAAGCTCATCGATCGCTGCCTCCAGTTGCACGGAGGCTACGGCTACATGAAGGAATACCCGATCGCCAAGGCGTACATGGATTCTCGCGTCCAAACGATCTACGGCGGCACGACCGAAATCATGAAGGAGATCATCGGACGCGGTCTCGATCTGTAG